One region of Arvicola amphibius chromosome 3, mArvAmp1.2, whole genome shotgun sequence genomic DNA includes:
- the LOC119809696 gene encoding olfactory receptor 150, translating to MAEGNKSIVTEFILTGLTDKPELQLPLFLLFLGIYLFTVLGNLGMIILILFSSHLHTPMYFFLSSLSFIDLCYSTIITPKMLVNFVAKKNVISYQECMTQLYFFIAFVISECHMLAAMAYDRYVAICNPLLYNVTMSYQVCSWMVSGVYGMGFIGAAVHTLCMLRVVFCNTNIINHYFCDLFPLIEIACTSTFINEVVLLCLSAFNIFIPTLTILGSYIFIIASILRIKSTEGRFKAFSTCSSHFSAVAVFFGSLAFMYLQPFSVSSKDKGKVSSVFYTTVVPMLNPMIYSLRNRDVKFALNKFFQKMKFHV from the coding sequence ATGGCAGAAGGCAATAAATCCATAGTGACTGAGTTCATCCTTACTGGGTTAACAGACAAACCAGAGCTGCAACTTCCcctgttccttctcttccttggAATCTACCTGTTTACAGTGCTGGGGAACCTGGGAATGATCATCCTGATCCTGTTCAGCTCCCACctgcacactcccatgtacttcttcctcagcagtctGTCCTTCATTGACCTCTGTTATTCCACTATCATCACTCCCAAAATGCTGGTGAACTTTGTGGCAAAAAAGAATGTCATCTCCTACCAGGAATGTATGACCCAGCTCTATTTCTTCattgcttttgttatttctgAGTGTCATATGTTAGCTGCCATGGCATATGATCGCTATGTTGCCATTTGTAATCCCTTGCTCTACAATGTCACTATGTCTTACCAAGTCTGTTCCTGGATGGTTAGTGGTGTGTATGGTATGGGTTTCATTGGTGCAGCAGTTCATACTCTCTGCATGCTAAGAGTGGTTTTCTGTAACACTAATATAATAAACCATTACTTCTGTGATCTTTTCCCATTGATAGAGATTGCCTGCACCAGTACTTTTATCAATGAAGTAGTACTTCTATGTCTCAGTGCGTTCAATATCTTTATTCCAACCCTGACCATCCTGGGTTCTTACATCTTCATCATTGCTAGCATCCTCCGTATCAAATCCACTGAGGGCAGATTCAaagccttcagcacctgcagctcCCACTTCTCTGCTGTTGCTGTCTTCTTTGGTTCCTTGGCATTCATGTACCTACAGCCCTTCTCAGTCAGCTCAAAAGACAAAGGCAAAGTGTCCTCTGTCTTTTATACAACTGTTGTGCCCATGCTGAATCCCAtgatctacagcctgaggaacaggGATGTCAAATTTGCTCTAAATAAGTTCTTTCAAAAAATGAAGTTCCATGTATGA